Proteins encoded in a region of the Myxococcus guangdongensis genome:
- a CDS encoding amino acid adenylation domain-containing protein: protein MKMGELLAELNRRGLEVRAEGEHLKLRGPKGAAGEELLKLLAEHKQELLALLRERQRVDEERPITPVARTGPAPLSFGQQRLWFLDRLEPGGSTYNLVMPMQVEGHLDVVLLERCFVEILRRHEVLRTRYAEQQGVPVQLVDPEPRLEFEVMDETEVFAYEPGGTEAFLRREGERPFDLSEGPLTRVLVVERGARGQYVQVCLHHISADVWARGLIIRELMVLYTAFAQGQPSPLPPLSLQYSDFAIWQRGHLQGEVRRGLVDAWKRRLAGMPPLLELPTDRPRPRVQTYTGGEVRFDVGPVLTEALKTLSHAANATPFMGMLGAFFVLLHRLTGRDDLVVGANSINRTRTELEPLVGFFVDNLVMRVDLGGRPGFSTVVERVREVVLDAFAHQDLPFDLLVEELKPPRNPGYNPLFQTVFSWTRAMEGTPAPSGMKILPLEFETTTSRFDVNLFVEDHGDRLTVRFVFNRGLFDQGTFQHYADCFQQLLQGLLTEPQRPVGELPLLPAEARERILRQWNDTRGEGADGPCLHALFEARAAGTPDACALVMGDWELTYGELDQRADRLAVALQSMGVGPETRVGICMERSPRLIVSLLAVLKAGGVFLALDPDEPLARLRRILDDARPAVLLTSGTHPEPQAGMKVLHVDAAAERLPDATGARLRHDVTPDHLAYILYTSGSTGQPKGTEVTHRSIVNYLKWSVRTYRLDEGTGSPVLGSISFDGTLTSLFAPLISGRALFLLPRGQELDLLSSRDYLEQGFSFIKLTPSHLRAFDGLGRLREVLERTKALVLGGEGLHGGDLETWRAWRLPTRVINEYGPTEAAVACCFHEVATDGAPLPERIPIGKPIGNTELYVLDRWGHPVPVGVSGELYIGGVGLARGYLGRPDLTAERFVPNPFEAGARLYRTGDLARYLPDGTLEFLGRLDDQLKIRGHRVESGEVEAALARHPKVTHAAVVLQRSAPGQEPRLVAYVQPSEPRLPGEALENVLRKFLQEELPEYMRPSVLLILDALPLTSSGKVDRKALPAPHAGPRERGLSVRETGVLTDTEQKLQALFRELLGLDAVAPGDSFFDLGGHSLLAVTLIARIRSVLDVEVPLNELFERPSVEGLARWVDAQAGVLAPRLPDGVVALRPKGRKPPLFVAPPSAGNPAVYVSLTRHLSPEQPVFGFQMPGLLDDSAPRATIEEAATHYVDVMRRMQPHGPYRLAGWSFGGIVVCEMARQLEAQGEQVALLGLIDGASLDRKAAQDSQDLRQAVSTGSQLVKVLTQTPLPRDYENFRLVGEWMGISLPEAPKDLWRKDSGGRRTYLRRFLKDVARTARNMLVTLRAERSYTFTAYGGRATLFRAEPPSEGRDSLVDSVRRFAPNGLQVIVVPGNHMTLVMDEKNAAVLASRLQQCLDAVAPGMPAQEPPRALLPANGWNAQFSKEVA from the coding sequence ATGAAGATGGGTGAGCTGCTCGCCGAGCTGAATCGGCGGGGCCTCGAGGTCCGTGCGGAGGGCGAGCACCTGAAGCTGCGTGGCCCGAAGGGGGCCGCGGGCGAAGAGCTCCTCAAGCTGCTCGCCGAGCACAAGCAGGAGCTGCTCGCGTTGCTGCGGGAGCGCCAGCGGGTGGACGAGGAGCGCCCCATCACCCCCGTCGCGCGCACGGGACCGGCGCCGCTGTCCTTCGGGCAGCAGCGACTGTGGTTCCTCGACCGGCTGGAACCCGGCGGCTCCACCTACAACCTGGTCATGCCCATGCAGGTCGAGGGGCATCTCGACGTGGTGCTCCTGGAGCGCTGCTTCGTCGAAATCCTCCGGCGCCACGAGGTCCTTCGCACGCGCTACGCCGAGCAGCAGGGCGTCCCGGTGCAGCTCGTCGACCCCGAGCCGCGGCTCGAGTTCGAGGTGATGGACGAGACGGAGGTGTTCGCCTACGAGCCCGGAGGCACGGAGGCGTTCCTGCGCCGCGAAGGGGAGCGGCCCTTCGATTTGTCCGAGGGGCCGCTGACCCGCGTGCTCGTCGTCGAACGGGGGGCTCGGGGCCAGTACGTCCAGGTCTGCCTGCATCACATCTCGGCGGATGTCTGGGCGCGGGGGCTCATCATCCGCGAGCTGATGGTCCTCTACACGGCCTTCGCCCAGGGGCAGCCCTCGCCCCTGCCGCCCCTGTCGTTGCAGTACTCCGACTTCGCCATCTGGCAGCGCGGTCATCTGCAGGGCGAGGTCCGCCGAGGACTGGTGGACGCGTGGAAGCGGCGACTGGCGGGGATGCCTCCGCTGCTGGAGTTGCCCACGGACCGCCCGCGTCCCCGGGTGCAGACCTACACGGGAGGAGAGGTCCGCTTCGACGTGGGGCCGGTGCTCACCGAGGCCCTGAAGACCCTGAGCCATGCGGCCAACGCCACGCCCTTCATGGGCATGCTGGGCGCCTTCTTCGTCCTTCTGCACCGGCTCACCGGACGCGACGACCTGGTCGTCGGCGCCAACTCCATCAACCGGACCCGCACCGAGCTGGAGCCCCTGGTGGGCTTCTTCGTCGACAACCTGGTGATGCGGGTGGACCTGGGAGGGCGCCCGGGCTTCTCCACCGTGGTGGAGCGCGTCCGGGAGGTGGTGCTCGACGCCTTCGCGCATCAGGACCTGCCCTTCGACCTCCTCGTCGAGGAGCTGAAGCCCCCGCGCAACCCTGGCTACAACCCGCTGTTCCAGACCGTGTTCTCGTGGACGCGGGCGATGGAGGGCACCCCGGCGCCGAGCGGGATGAAGATCCTCCCGCTCGAGTTCGAGACCACCACCTCGCGCTTCGACGTCAACCTCTTCGTCGAGGACCACGGCGACCGGCTGACGGTGCGCTTCGTGTTCAACCGGGGCCTCTTCGACCAGGGCACCTTCCAGCACTACGCCGACTGCTTCCAGCAACTGCTCCAGGGGCTGCTCACCGAGCCCCAGCGGCCGGTGGGCGAGCTCCCGTTGCTTCCCGCGGAGGCGCGCGAGCGAATCCTCCGGCAGTGGAACGACACGCGAGGGGAGGGCGCCGACGGGCCGTGCCTGCACGCGCTGTTCGAGGCCCGCGCGGCGGGGACCCCGGATGCCTGCGCGCTCGTCATGGGGGACTGGGAGCTGACCTATGGCGAGTTGGATCAGCGCGCGGACCGACTCGCGGTGGCGCTGCAGTCGATGGGGGTGGGGCCCGAGACGCGGGTGGGCATCTGCATGGAGCGCTCGCCCCGGTTGATCGTGAGCCTGCTCGCGGTGCTCAAGGCGGGCGGCGTGTTCCTCGCGCTCGACCCCGACGAGCCGCTCGCGCGACTGCGGCGCATCCTCGACGACGCCCGTCCCGCGGTGCTGCTCACCTCGGGGACGCACCCGGAGCCGCAGGCCGGCATGAAGGTCCTCCACGTGGACGCGGCGGCGGAGCGACTCCCGGACGCCACCGGTGCGCGCCTGCGCCACGACGTCACGCCGGACCACCTGGCCTACATCCTCTACACCTCCGGTTCGACGGGCCAGCCGAAGGGCACGGAGGTGACGCACCGGAGCATCGTCAACTACCTGAAGTGGAGCGTGCGGACGTACCGGCTCGACGAGGGCACGGGGAGCCCGGTGCTCGGGTCCATCAGCTTCGACGGCACCCTGACCAGCCTCTTCGCGCCGCTCATCTCCGGGCGCGCGCTCTTCCTTCTTCCACGAGGCCAGGAGCTGGACCTGCTGTCCTCCAGGGACTACCTCGAGCAGGGCTTCAGCTTCATCAAGCTGACGCCCTCGCACCTGCGGGCGTTCGACGGGCTGGGGCGGCTGCGCGAGGTGCTCGAGCGCACGAAGGCGCTCGTCCTCGGTGGCGAGGGCCTCCACGGCGGAGACCTGGAGACGTGGCGCGCCTGGCGCCTCCCCACGCGCGTCATCAACGAGTACGGACCGACGGAGGCCGCCGTCGCGTGCTGCTTCCATGAGGTGGCCACGGATGGAGCGCCGCTCCCCGAGCGCATCCCCATCGGCAAGCCCATCGGCAACACGGAGCTGTACGTCCTGGACCGCTGGGGACACCCGGTGCCCGTCGGTGTGTCGGGCGAGCTGTACATCGGCGGTGTGGGACTGGCGCGGGGCTACCTGGGGCGGCCGGACCTGACGGCCGAGCGCTTCGTCCCCAACCCCTTCGAGGCGGGAGCGCGGCTGTATCGCACCGGAGACTTGGCCCGGTACCTGCCGGACGGCACCCTCGAGTTCCTCGGGAGACTGGACGACCAGCTCAAGATTCGGGGTCACCGCGTCGAGTCCGGAGAGGTGGAGGCCGCCCTCGCGCGGCACCCGAAGGTCACCCACGCCGCCGTGGTCTTGCAGCGCTCCGCTCCGGGACAGGAGCCGCGCCTCGTCGCCTACGTCCAACCCTCGGAGCCGCGACTCCCGGGTGAGGCGCTGGAGAACGTGCTGCGCAAGTTCCTCCAGGAGGAGCTCCCCGAGTACATGCGGCCATCGGTCCTCCTCATCCTCGATGCGCTGCCGCTCACGTCCAGCGGCAAGGTCGACCGCAAGGCGCTCCCCGCCCCGCACGCGGGACCACGGGAGAGGGGGCTCTCGGTGCGCGAGACAGGTGTGCTGACCGACACGGAGCAGAAGCTCCAAGCCCTCTTCCGCGAGCTGCTGGGACTCGACGCCGTGGCTCCCGGCGACAGCTTCTTCGACCTGGGCGGGCACTCGCTGCTCGCCGTCACCCTCATCGCTCGCATCCGGAGCGTGCTGGACGTGGAGGTCCCCCTCAACGAACTCTTCGAGCGCCCCTCGGTGGAAGGACTCGCCCGGTGGGTCGACGCACAGGCCGGAGTGCTCGCCCCGCGCTTGCCTGATGGGGTGGTGGCGCTGAGGCCGAAGGGGCGCAAACCGCCGCTGTTCGTCGCGCCTCCCTCCGCGGGCAACCCGGCCGTCTATGTCTCGCTCACCCGACACCTGAGCCCCGAGCAACCTGTCTTCGGCTTCCAGATGCCGGGGCTGCTGGACGACAGCGCCCCCAGGGCCACCATCGAAGAAGCGGCGACGCACTACGTGGACGTCATGCGGCGGATGCAGCCCCATGGGCCCTATCGCCTCGCGGGGTGGTCCTTCGGCGGCATCGTCGTGTGCGAGATGGCGCGCCAGCTCGAGGCTCAGGGAGAGCAGGTCGCGCTGCTCGGCCTGATTGATGGCGCCTCGCTCGACCGCAAGGCCGCGCAGGACAGCCAGGACCTCCGACAAGCGGTCTCCACGGGCTCGCAGCTCGTGAAGGTGCTCACGCAGACGCCGCTGCCGCGTGACTACGAGAACTTCCGGCTCGTGGGTGAGTGGATGGGCATCAGCCTCCCCGAGGCGCCCAAGGACCTCTGGCGCAAGGACTCGGGCGGTCGGCGCACGTACCTGCGCAGGTTCCTGAAGGACGTGGCGCGAACGGCGCGGAACATGTTGGTCACCCTGCGGGCGGAGCGCTCCTACACCTTCACCGCGTATGGGGGCCGCGCCACGCTCTTCCGGGCCGAGCCCCCCAGCGAAGGGCGGGATTCGCTGGTCGACAGCGTGCGCAGGTTCGCGCCCAATGGCTTGCAAGTCATCGTGGTCCCCGGCAATCACATGACACTCGTCATGGATGAGAAGAACGCCGCGGTGCTGGCCTCACGGCTCCAGCAATGCCTGGACGCGGTCGCGCCCGGAATGCCCGCTCAAGAACCCCCTCGGGCGCTCCTGCCCGCGAATGGGTGGAATGCGCAGTTCTCGAAGGAGGTCGCGTGA
- a CDS encoding patatin-like phospholipase family protein, translating into MPHRILSMDGSSISGGEGYVTTGMLGALRQTLDAGGDRRALLGQVDLFVGTSAGSFNAAFFASAADPDTAYDLSLQFWGEAVAMNKKGVSLGRTLLALTGASSFLDSNYMRDFLGGYFGMTTRLGDLKRKVVIPSFQLDGQRKGVRTWKSKIFHNTGPENDPDLNELLIDVLMRSGSPPLSYPIYQGFKERGSGYVDGGLFANNPALVGLAQAINNSSRKNKHEQVDTLATEPPSLDSILVLSMGNGIMSSYLSPTFRSGESNWGFARWLLDTRDPMVLVKMLLEAGSDAVNYQCRMILRKKYLRLDPIVEQRISAYDARQVEAALVQLLSQQSTMDQLQRTRHWLEKSGWLGDSLQDTQPSQVGT; encoded by the coding sequence ATGCCGCACCGAATCCTGTCAATGGATGGTTCCTCCATCTCTGGAGGGGAGGGCTATGTCACCACGGGCATGCTCGGAGCGCTCCGACAGACGCTCGACGCGGGAGGAGACCGGCGGGCCCTGCTCGGTCAGGTGGACCTCTTCGTGGGCACGTCCGCGGGCTCGTTCAACGCGGCCTTCTTCGCCAGCGCGGCGGACCCGGACACCGCCTACGACCTGAGCCTCCAGTTCTGGGGTGAGGCCGTCGCCATGAACAAGAAGGGCGTGTCCCTGGGACGCACCCTGCTGGCGCTGACGGGCGCCAGCTCGTTCCTCGACTCGAACTACATGCGCGACTTCCTGGGCGGCTACTTCGGGATGACGACGCGGCTGGGGGACCTGAAGCGCAAGGTCGTCATCCCGAGCTTCCAGCTCGATGGACAGCGCAAGGGCGTGCGGACGTGGAAGTCGAAGATCTTCCACAACACCGGCCCGGAGAACGACCCGGACCTGAACGAGCTGCTCATCGATGTCCTGATGCGCAGCGGCTCGCCTCCGCTCTCCTATCCCATCTACCAGGGGTTCAAGGAGCGGGGCAGCGGCTACGTGGATGGTGGGCTCTTCGCCAACAACCCCGCGCTCGTGGGGCTGGCGCAGGCCATCAACAACAGCTCCCGCAAGAACAAGCACGAGCAGGTGGACACGCTGGCGACCGAGCCGCCCAGCCTGGACTCCATCCTGGTGCTGTCCATGGGCAACGGCATCATGTCCTCCTATCTCTCGCCCACCTTCCGAAGCGGAGAGTCCAACTGGGGCTTCGCCCGGTGGCTGTTGGACACGCGAGATCCGATGGTGCTGGTGAAGATGTTGCTGGAGGCTGGCTCGGACGCAGTGAACTACCAGTGCCGGATGATCCTCCGGAAGAAGTACCTCCGGTTGGATCCCATCGTGGAGCAGCGCATCTCCGCCTACGACGCGCGACAGGTCGAGGCGGCGCTGGTCCAGCTGCTGAGCCAGCAGTCCACCATGGACCAGCTCCAGCGCACGCGGCACTGGCTCGAGAAATCCGGCTGGCTGGGAGACTCGCTGCAGGACACGCAGCCCTCACAGGTGGGGACCTGA
- a CDS encoding ArsA family ATPase, producing the protein MTRLLLVAGSGGAGRTTVAAATGLAASRRGQRTLVLSVDASRDLSGVLGQVPPTLPEGRGLPVRIEDHLHLQELDIASELKRRWSEGRGEVAALLGGGLEGVTAEEVALTPGLEVLLALLLLGEYSRARTYDLIVIDAGDALRFVGGADAVGWYARRSRAPKQSARRVRPSRANPEVLHGVSDKLMDVGALLRAPTVTSVRWVTTHDHRTEQSLRRARATFGLQGVALDGVILNRLALVGEDAALARHPSVENLQHLVGSIPVTGVALQGRDIVGEEALEAFATLLYRGEDPARLGSTHPSLGVGKQAVDVYTLEVQLPFVRKEEVSLSRREAELVIQAGAFRRNVLLPRMVAPLATTGASLEGDRLVVEFKKERV; encoded by the coding sequence ATGACGCGGCTCCTCCTGGTCGCGGGAAGCGGCGGCGCGGGCCGGACGACGGTGGCGGCGGCGACAGGCCTGGCGGCCTCGCGTCGGGGCCAGCGCACGTTGGTCCTCTCCGTCGACGCCTCCCGAGACCTGAGCGGTGTCCTGGGCCAGGTGCCGCCGACGCTCCCGGAGGGCCGGGGGCTGCCGGTTCGCATCGAGGACCACCTGCACCTCCAAGAGCTCGACATCGCGTCGGAGCTGAAGCGCCGCTGGAGCGAGGGCCGTGGCGAGGTGGCCGCGCTGCTCGGCGGTGGCTTGGAGGGCGTGACGGCGGAGGAGGTGGCGCTCACGCCGGGGTTGGAGGTGTTGCTGGCGCTCCTCCTGCTCGGCGAGTACAGCCGCGCGCGGACGTACGACCTCATCGTCATCGATGCGGGGGACGCGCTGCGCTTCGTCGGTGGCGCGGATGCCGTGGGCTGGTATGCGCGCAGGTCGAGGGCGCCGAAGCAGAGCGCTCGGCGGGTGAGGCCGTCGCGCGCGAACCCGGAGGTCCTCCACGGGGTCAGTGACAAGCTGATGGACGTGGGCGCGCTGCTGAGAGCGCCCACGGTGACGAGCGTGCGGTGGGTGACCACGCATGACCACCGGACCGAGCAGAGCCTCCGGAGGGCGCGCGCGACGTTCGGCCTGCAAGGCGTTGCCCTGGACGGAGTCATCCTCAATCGCCTCGCGCTGGTCGGGGAGGACGCGGCCCTCGCCCGGCACCCCTCGGTGGAGAACCTGCAACACCTCGTCGGCTCCATCCCGGTGACAGGGGTTGCGCTCCAGGGGCGAGACATCGTCGGGGAGGAGGCGCTCGAGGCCTTCGCGACGCTGCTGTACCGAGGTGAAGACCCGGCGCGGCTCGGGAGCACGCATCCCAGCCTGGGCGTCGGCAAGCAGGCCGTGGATGTGTACACGCTGGAGGTCCAGCTCCCCTTCGTGCGCAAGGAGGAGGTCTCGCTCTCCCGGCGCGAGGCGGAGCTCGTCATCCAGGCAGGTGCCTTCCGGCGCAACGTCCTGCTCCCCAGGATGGTCGCGCCACTCGCCACCACAGGGGCGAGCCTGGAGGGCGACAGACTCGTCGTCGAGTTCAAGAAAGAGAGGGTTTGA
- a CDS encoding SDR family NAD(P)-dependent oxidoreductase, with protein MGQEGQGRILAERLAALSPERRALLELALKRTPAPRVSGPRPGLDVLLQEGTEDFATLAPFPEVAASFSWVLAARGPRTDEQARLLEDAHRELRGALFRAVDLTACERVLGFGGGDGREWVSLARRPGTFRIIGHASSPRDVEAARERVRTHALEDRLQVMTGGLDSDALEAGFDVAFGLEALGPPEERGALFTALGKKVREGGRLVLGDVFLKSGLAPPHVERLSLPLIEELGTWLTTNGFLVVDCVDAAREMGNFLHEPAMDARLSQLGWGGEDARAQVARAYEVMGGLLRGGAAAYLLLTAEKRGGLEPRQLEALNRERLTQATPYAELPHAWLYAPRWRPVASPSRVHESTSSPGHCLVFADKGGLGEALSRRVGEAGGRCTFVHRGEVFRQREDGGYEVPTRNPESFLRLMESLSAAELVPSHVVYLWSLDVPEPEGLSVAQLQDETLDACGGLLYLAQALLTAGASHPASPSLWMATRGAQRADDTGGLPGLLGAPLWGLGKAIAYEHPELDCRRVDLDPQRDLEDGAQALWTELRSRDEEDQVLLREGRRHVLRLSRHRQWDWEGAGRLQFKADATYLVTGGLGGLGLQVARWMVERGARNLVLLGRKRASDVSAEEVKEMRARGAAIISLAGVSVDSDLDFVMAGISKRMPPLRGIIHAATEVDDGILVHQTRERLGRVFAAKVSGAWNLHRWLAGTPLDFFFSLSSSTSLMGASGQGNHLAATAFLDGLAEYRRSQGLPGQSSSWGAWTQPGDETQAALDARMRKRGVGLVPTQQAFAILEQVFGPMPAVVGVMPIHWPTFLGGLPGDGPPPLFADFGGEAGAGHAGAELRRELLRRVRQGSAEDGRSAVLEWFRARVAKVLELGATQLPEPEQSLHELGLDSLMGVELKKLLHAELQVEFPLQELLGGKSIGELSGSLYEALR; from the coding sequence ATGGGACAAGAGGGACAGGGACGTATCCTCGCGGAGCGACTCGCCGCGCTTTCGCCCGAGCGCAGGGCGTTGCTGGAGCTGGCGCTGAAGAGGACTCCGGCACCTCGTGTGTCGGGTCCTCGTCCTGGCCTGGACGTGTTGCTCCAGGAGGGGACGGAGGACTTCGCGACGTTGGCGCCGTTCCCGGAGGTCGCCGCGTCGTTCTCCTGGGTGCTCGCGGCGCGGGGGCCGCGGACGGATGAGCAGGCCCGGCTCCTGGAGGACGCGCACCGCGAGCTGCGCGGGGCGCTGTTCAGGGCGGTGGACCTCACCGCGTGTGAGCGAGTCCTCGGCTTCGGGGGCGGTGACGGCCGCGAGTGGGTGTCGCTGGCCCGAAGGCCTGGGACGTTCCGAATCATCGGCCATGCGTCCTCACCCCGGGACGTGGAGGCGGCCCGCGAGCGCGTGCGCACCCATGCGCTGGAGGACCGTCTCCAGGTCATGACGGGTGGGCTGGACTCCGATGCCCTGGAGGCGGGCTTCGATGTCGCCTTCGGACTGGAGGCCCTCGGCCCTCCGGAGGAGCGGGGCGCTCTCTTCACCGCCTTGGGAAAGAAGGTCCGGGAGGGTGGGCGACTGGTCCTCGGGGACGTGTTCCTGAAGTCGGGGCTCGCACCGCCGCACGTCGAGCGACTGTCGCTGCCGCTCATCGAGGAGCTGGGGACCTGGCTCACGACGAATGGCTTCCTCGTCGTGGACTGCGTGGACGCGGCCCGCGAGATGGGGAACTTCCTCCACGAGCCCGCGATGGACGCGCGCCTGTCGCAGCTCGGCTGGGGGGGCGAGGACGCGCGTGCGCAGGTGGCGCGGGCGTACGAGGTGATGGGGGGGCTGCTCCGCGGAGGCGCGGCGGCCTATCTGCTGCTGACCGCCGAGAAGCGCGGTGGGCTGGAGCCTCGACAACTGGAGGCGCTGAACCGCGAGCGACTGACGCAGGCGACTCCGTACGCCGAGCTTCCGCACGCGTGGCTGTATGCGCCCAGGTGGCGGCCCGTCGCGAGTCCTTCGCGTGTGCATGAGTCCACCTCGTCGCCCGGGCACTGTCTGGTCTTCGCCGACAAGGGCGGGCTGGGCGAGGCGCTCTCGCGGCGCGTGGGCGAGGCGGGAGGACGCTGCACCTTCGTCCACCGGGGCGAGGTGTTCCGACAGCGTGAGGACGGCGGTTACGAGGTGCCCACGCGGAACCCGGAGTCGTTCCTCCGGTTGATGGAGTCGCTGTCCGCCGCGGAGCTCGTGCCTTCCCACGTCGTCTATCTATGGAGCCTCGATGTGCCTGAGCCGGAGGGCCTGTCGGTCGCCCAGCTCCAGGACGAGACGCTCGATGCGTGCGGTGGCCTGCTGTATCTCGCCCAGGCCCTGCTCACGGCGGGCGCGAGCCATCCGGCCTCGCCTTCACTCTGGATGGCCACGCGGGGCGCTCAGCGCGCCGATGACACGGGGGGGCTCCCGGGCCTGTTGGGGGCTCCGCTCTGGGGACTGGGGAAGGCCATCGCCTATGAGCACCCGGAGCTCGACTGCCGCCGGGTGGACCTGGATCCTCAGCGCGACCTCGAGGACGGTGCGCAGGCGCTGTGGACGGAGCTGCGCTCTCGCGACGAAGAGGACCAGGTCCTGTTGCGCGAGGGACGTCGTCACGTGCTGCGGTTGTCCCGGCATCGGCAGTGGGACTGGGAAGGCGCGGGACGCCTCCAGTTCAAGGCGGACGCCACCTACCTGGTGACAGGAGGGCTGGGCGGACTGGGCCTCCAGGTGGCGCGGTGGATGGTGGAGCGGGGCGCACGCAACCTGGTGCTCCTGGGGCGCAAGCGGGCCAGTGACGTGTCCGCCGAGGAGGTGAAGGAGATGCGCGCCCGGGGCGCGGCCATCATCTCGCTCGCGGGTGTGTCGGTGGACTCGGACCTCGACTTCGTGATGGCGGGCATCTCGAAGCGGATGCCGCCGCTGCGGGGCATCATCCACGCGGCGACGGAGGTGGACGACGGCATCCTCGTGCACCAGACGCGCGAGCGCCTGGGCCGGGTGTTCGCGGCGAAGGTCTCCGGCGCCTGGAATCTGCACCGGTGGCTCGCGGGCACACCGTTGGATTTCTTCTTCTCGCTGTCCTCCTCCACGTCGTTGATGGGCGCCTCGGGGCAGGGCAACCACCTGGCGGCGACGGCCTTCCTGGACGGGCTCGCCGAGTACCGCCGCTCCCAGGGACTGCCCGGGCAGAGCTCGAGCTGGGGCGCCTGGACGCAGCCTGGTGACGAGACGCAGGCGGCGCTGGACGCGCGCATGCGCAAGCGAGGCGTGGGCCTGGTGCCGACGCAGCAGGCGTTCGCCATCCTGGAGCAGGTGTTCGGCCCGATGCCGGCGGTGGTCGGGGTGATGCCCATCCATTGGCCCACCTTCCTCGGCGGCCTTCCCGGTGACGGCCCTCCGCCGTTGTTCGCGGACTTCGGCGGGGAGGCGGGCGCGGGCCACGCGGGCGCAGAGCTGAGGCGCGAGCTGCTGCGTCGCGTGCGCCAGGGTTCCGCGGAGGACGGGCGGAGCGCGGTGCTCGAGTGGTTCCGCGCGCGCGTGGCGAAGGTGTTGGAGCTGGGCGCCACCCAGCTCCCGGAGCCCGAGCAGTCCCTGCACGAGCTCGGGCTCGACTCCCTGATGGGCGTGGAGCTCAAGAAGCTGCTGCACGCGGAGCTGCAGGTGGAGTTCCCCCTCCAGGAGTTGTTGGGGGGCAAGAGCATCGGCGAGCTGTCGGGTTCTCTCTACGAAGCCCTGCGTTGA